One genomic segment of Dehalogenimonas alkenigignens includes these proteins:
- a CDS encoding SemiSWEET family sugar transporter: protein MWYLVGAAAAVLTTFGFVPQILKMRRTRSVKDISLLTLVQFSVGVAIWGIYGWHLKDPVIVAANLISLLILLSAIAMYLKYRRATLR from the coding sequence ATGTGGTATCTGGTAGGCGCTGCGGCGGCTGTACTTACGACTTTTGGGTTTGTGCCTCAGATTCTTAAAATGAGACGGACCAGGTCGGTAAAGGATATCAGCCTGCTGACCCTGGTTCAGTTTTCCGTCGGCGTCGCCATATGGGGTATTTACGGCTGGCATTTGAAAGACCCTGTCATCGTCGCGGCGAACCTCATCAGCCTTCTCATTCTGCTTTCAGCCATAGCTATGTATCTGAAATACCGTCGGGCGACCCTGCGCTGA